The window TTTCTAAGTTTTgtcaattgtttaatataaaagtttaaaatactGTTACAAAGAAACATACAATCATATACACGATGTGAACTTTCTACTGTCGATATAAATGGCTTGGTCGGAAGGAATTTTTTTACATCAACTAGGAAACATTTGAATAAACGAGATTTTGTGTGCAAACAGGAAAAAAGTCTAGCATAGTTTTATCTTTTAGACACTGTAGCATAGGTGCGTGTGATTTATGACAAGATTATCTAACAACCCTCAATTTGACTCATTGAGTGCAATGAAAGGGAAAACGATAACTAATACGAGAATCCATAAACAAAGAGTCTGAAAGAGGAATATCAACAAGGGGGAGAATGATGAAAAGGTGAAAGCAGTGGGGGAACTCAGAAACAACTTAAAAGCTGAGGGACCACCATTCCCCTTTACTTTATAATGAAGAGTTGCTTTCAGAGCCCAAAAAAAATGTGGCTTTCATATTAAAATGGAGTACGTTGGTAAACATCGCCGAGGAAAAATTGATTGATTCTTTTGAGTCTAGTCTAATCCAACATAAAATAATATCGGATATTTTAAATTCAATTTAACTTTCTAAGTAGCAATAACTCTTGTTAAACATTCATCCAGCTCGAGTTTCAAATAATTATCATTTCGAcgaattgaatttattttatttttaaatatttgacattttaCAAATACAAGAAATCATATAATTACACATTTCCTCAAATCTATCCTTCTTCGATCAGTATAGTGTTTTTGATTCAAGCGAAAGACAAGGTGTGGTCAAGACTATTGAACATAATTTTTAAGATATTATGGTTTTGAGGGAGTACTAGGAAATCCTCGGTTTAAAATGTGGATTtccagaaaaagaaaagcaaagtggTGGGGCCGACTAATTCTAATTAATGGGAGGTTGCCGTTAGAATCCAATGATTGTAGTCCATCTTTCACCATTAAACAAAAGATCTTATAAGGTCTTCCGCCTCCATGTTCACAGTTCCACTCTCACCTTAAAAAATCGAAAAAGGggataaaacaaaatatataaaaaacacCAAGTCGCTTGGCTTGAGTTTTATAGAGGAAGATTTAAATATTTTGTAAAGAGACAAACAATGGATGTTTTCTCACATGGCCTGTTAGTGCTTGCTTAGTCAATTATGTTAGCAAATGTGATTGCTTATGAGTGCTAATTTTATAGTACAATGATGTGTACACTCATGTGCCAAAGTGCTCGGAGGTGACAATGTCAACTGTGCCTCCACAAACCACTTAAAACACAAACAACAAGTTgaaggaaagaaaaggaaagcagGTTTAGCATTAGTTCAAGCAATCCCCATCAAAGTGTCATACTACTATCATTTTCTGGGCCAACAATAGCTCTTGCATGCATTCACAAAATAAATTAGCAATGAATATCAAAAGCAAGTCATGCATTCAAGAAAGGCTCCAAAATTACCTAATAACATAGACAAAGTTGCTCCCGTTTGGCTATAAAATTTgggagttttttttttcaaaaaaccaAAAACACCTCgagtattttttgaaaattttgacacAAAAACTTAAATTCTTTTCAAGTAAGATGCATGTCCAAAaacaatttcaactttcaaaaatcatTTTTCAACTCATCTTCAAAAACTCAGTTTTTTCAAGTTTAAACCAAATATGTGTCCTAACCTTGCCAAAGTGTTCTGCAACTTAAGTGGTCAAGTCACATATTTATACACAAGACCTGAGTTTCGAAGCCATTGTACAATGAGGAAAACATAAGAGCTAGGGGATAAAAAAGAATCTCTTCAAGCaaatactaatatatatatatatatatatatatatatatatatatatatatatatatatatatatatatatatataactgataTGGGCAGTGATAACAATAGCAACCGATCATGAACTCCAGAGGTTATAGTATCCCATGGCCAATTTAAAAATCAACCATCATATGGTTTGGTGGATTTGTTAGATTTCCTCCTTAACACAACAATCCAGGTAATCACTTCCAACAATAGGGCGATTGCTCCTAACACCACTAGTATACCAATATATGCAGATCTCCACTTAGTTGCGGGATCTAGTATGTCAAGACCTTTGAACACATTTATCAAGCTGAGGACAAGCATTGTATAGCCAACTCCATGATGGTAGATATTCCAGTAAAATCTGTACTTATTGTCCTTCTTGGGCCTCAGTAACAAGGCAAAAACCTATAAACAAACGCAAAACCAGCACATCGACAAGAAATCAACTCAACAATTGTTATCCCAAGTATTTAGCTTTTCAAAGATTGTCTATCTAAGGTGCATATAACTGGGTTCTGAAAAATAAAGATAACTTGAGTAGCATAAACGAAATAACGAATGCTAAAGATAATGACTCGGGACTAAGGAACCAAGAAGCATTACCTGCAATGTTGCGAGAGAGAAGAGTGCAATCCCAATATTACGATGGGTATTATATGTGATACCCTTTGATTCACTTCCAAGCTTAAGACCCGTTGCCCAGCCAGCAACCCCGATAATATAAGCAGAACACtggcaagaaacatgaagataaAACCAAGCTGGATCTGCAGACTCGAAAGTTCTCAAGTACCTAGCTATGATGATCCCTATTGGAAACAGAATACCCCAACTAATAGCATTAAGGATTCCATGGATCTGCAGTAAGAATTAGAGAATTTTTTAGACGCTCCAGCAAATGGATCAACCATCAACTAAATAATGATCctaaaaatcatataatagtccACAAATTGCAATGGAAAGAAATAGGGATGAGATGATTTTCAATCTTTTCTACTATGTAATCtgctattttattttttggataaaATGAATGTTTTGGTCTGTAATTCTTCAAAATATACTACCAATTCGAccaaaaaacacttttttttccttttaacaaTTTAACTTCAGTTGAATATAGATTAACAGCTAGTAGTTGTTTCAAGATTCCCTATGAACACCAATATACGATTTCTGAGCCTAAAATCTTTGTTGAAACCCTTAAATCTTGTTCCACAAATACTACATACTTGGATACTCCCTAAACATAAAAgggcaaaaatagaaaaagaattaACAAAAACACCCATAAACAATACTGTATTTGCTCAAAAATTCAAAGATTTGACCATTTTAGTTCCCACCCGTTAAGCCAAATTTAACGCATAGATTAACAAACCTTTAAAACTAATATAAGAGTCAAAGCAGGGTCTAAAAGAACTCACATTTTTTCTCTTGACCTTTGAATCGCCAGAAGCACCGCTTTTGCTTTCACCGCTCAATAAATCAAGGGTTCCTTTAGAATTCAAATTACCGGGCTGAAAATCATGCTTAGCTGGAAAGCCATTAGAAACAGAGGGTCCCACCTGCCACACATGATTCAACGTCGTTTTGCCCTTTTCCGGCAGCACAAGCGTCGCGAACAACCGCATCAACCCGCCGGAGAACTCCGCCGCGGACACTTTCACATCGAACCACAACTTTGACGACTCCTTAATCGAAGTATAACTCGAAATATCATACGCCTTAACCACCATTTCGCCTTTGGAATTTTTAAACGCAAACAAAGTTTGGGCCCCGACCATGCCCGTATCCTTTGGGTTAATAGCCCACGCAATCCACCCGTCGGGTTTGTCCGGCGGAGCAACAAAGGCAACATCAAGAGTGGAGTTTTCAGCATTGTATGTCCAATGGAGGAACGATTTGAGTGCCGGAAGATCGCTGCAACGAGTATAAACCTTGTTGTTGGTGAATTTCTGTGACGAACATGTTTGGGATAGTGAAGGAGAGATTAGTAAAGAAGCAATCACGAGAAAAACGGGGAAGGGAATGGGCGGCGACGACATCGGAACCGTTTTCTATTTACGGCCGTAGGTGTAGGGGTTTCTGTAACGGACAAGATTCCGGCGACTGTGGGAAAAATATATATTCAGAGAGAAGTGAGAGACAGCTAAGGAGAGTATGGGAATCTCCAAATTTGGAAGGTTATAAATATTTTTCCGAAGTAAAGGTTTTTTAACCCTACAGGTGTACACTTTCTAACTTTGTGTATACGCTGttaatttcttttcccttttaataAAAACTTTGTCATTAACGAAAAGGGAGTAAATACAAATTGAATCCAGCACAAATGGTAAACTTTCACTTAGATTCATGTGattatatttgtttaatttgattcccaatttgagcatgaaaatttaaaaaaactcCCTAAACAatacaaagaaacaactaaataTCTAAATATTTTCCATAaatgtaatattttaaatttattattgatACATCTAGAGATaagtttttttctaaaaatatatcATTTTATACTTATTTGTAACTAGACATTGCAGCATGTTCCATCTACTCGAGGTTTATGTTTTTTAAGATGTACTTTTTCTGTCAACCTTAATATATGGAGTAATTATTTAGTATTTGTTTAAAGGTTTAACTTATTCAAAATTTTAGACAATTCATGCAGGTAAAAGGAAAATATGAAAATAAGCAATTAGGTAATGAGAAATGGAGAAGACTAAAGAAAGACCTAACAACGTTGCTAGTGTATCGGATAACAGGATAATTTTTCAGTACTTTACATATAGAAATCAATGTGACAATTACAAATATTAATTGTAAAAGTGAGAATCAATACGAATATCTAGCGATTATGTCAAACCAAAGACAGCCATTAAGAATATTGCATATTTACTGTTGAATATTGTATATCGTGCTTAAGAATCCCAATACTTAAGAAAATTTCTAGTGTCACGCGACTCAACACTTAAGtcaattgattgtttatttttttttaactccTTTTAGCTTTTTGCTACTTTAACGAAGTTAGGAAATAAAGTAATTGTGGTGCTGCGCGGAGATAATaaattattaagaaaaaaaagtTCAAGTTTGTCTCTTTCGAAATTGTTCATTGTTCGCTCGTTAgattttttatcaatttaaaattttattatcaaCAAATCGTCTCATATTTGCTTTTATCGTTAATGGAGCTCCAACAAAGAATGAACAGACTCTACATGTCtatattcttaaaaaaaaaaaaagaatttatatttatttttcaacttttgaTTAACGTTTAAAAGTACCCTCAAAGTGAAGCTTCGTTGGGAGCGAgggccaaataaaaaaaaatggactCTTTCCTAAATGCAGATGTAAGATTAGATCAAAAATTTTATAATCAAAATTCCAAATAGTTACATATAAACCTGATGAAGTAGCTAAACTATGATTCTTTACAACTGCCAAAAATTGATTTAATTTCTACAGGAGAGTATTAAAATACCGttcatttgttttctttcttcgtaACACCTCTAACTTTTTTAATCCAGAGAAAAAAAAACTCTAACTTGACATCTAATTAAAAATAAAGATgaatttcttctaattttattcgCGAACTATAAATCAATCGTTACTCCGTCATCCTAATTCAATTTTTATCCTTCACTGTTAAACTAATTTTCAGTCAAATAGTATATCAACAATTATTCTTTTTCAGAATATATACAACTCATTATTATCTCAGTGAAAAAGAAATTGCAAGACCAATTTCAGTTTAACCAAGAAACTTTAAATGACATCATGAACAAACAAATCGAACATGAATTATTTTCTATGCGGAAGAAATACCATGAAATTCTATCATAGCAATGGTATGACTACAGAAAGAAGGATCTTtacaaaatgtaaaaatgaaaGTTGGACAAGATCCATCCTACCTAATTAGACAACAATCACATTTGCTTCTCAAAGTGTGATATTTATCATTCCATATTGAACATTGTGAGCAATATAACATGAACACAAGCATTAGATAAATCAACAATTAGAAATGCACCGAGCTCTAGCACCAaataaagaaaatagattttccACCTAATTTAACTATTAACCTCAAAGTTAACTCATAACATAAGGATTATGCAATATCATATAAAAGATGACAACAACTTATATTTTTAAACTAACGTGGGACACCTAAAATTTTTATACTTATTATAACTTATTTAAGGTCAGTATCAAAGTAAATTACCAAAATCTAGGAATATGAGTAAATGACATGCTAAAACAGCAATGAACAACGGGGTAGGTACGCTGCAAGATTATGAGCTTGAACTCCTTAGAGAAGCCCAATGtgggaagaaaaaaaagaagataaagctagcgtttggccataagAAAAGCTCAAACTAAGATGTTTcattctttgaactctaagtaggcgtttggacataagaattgtaaaatttcaaaaaatagtgaaaaaaaatttcaagtgaaaagagtatttgaaatttagagttgtgtttggacataaatttcagtttggcttgtttttaaagttttgtgaatgatttgagtgaaaattttgaaaaataactttttggagtttttcaaattttcgaaaattttcaaaatgcatcttcaagtgaaaaattgaaattttaggtcATCTCCAACCTTGCCCCAATCCCCAAAATGGGGGATGAATAGTGTTCCCTCAAATATGGGGTACACTATTCATCTCCCCCATTACTAttcatcatttttttattattattttattatttaatcttttaatttatctctttatatatacctaattatgtttatgtaatgtatttataatattaagattatatcttaactttggtgtataattttgataaattaattttcgtgcatttattatttttatgtagaaTTGGCAGTAGATGAAAATCAACGATTTCAAGAATTTTTATTTCGACATAGAAGAATTAAGGACAAAGATGCTCATTTtgcacttcgtaatgcattaatagatcatttatgggagaatactagaggttgaagttgaatatttatcTAGTATTTCAAATGAATTTTATCGTtgtgtaatatgtatttaattaatcttgtatcacaatgatttcacttttatttgaattattagttaatctataataattgcttacaaattatattatttaaaattggcaaaatacataagttatcCCCTAAACTATACACCAAATCCCTATTACACACTTTCTGGACACGAAAATTatcttacacactcaaccttttcagagtgtgtCTAATACACACCTCTTTTGTTAAGTGGCTCGCGCGTGCTTAACAAGAAAAACCGAGCACGTAAAATTTGTAAAGATTTTTTGAAATCCATATTTTAGTGCCACGTGCCAaataatagtagtaatattttccttatttccatttttatcaaattcaAAAAGCTGCCAAGCTACCCTTTTATCTCGGTCTTCCTCGACCTACCAGGGCAACCCCCCTCCCCCTCCGGTCTTCCCCAAATTCCCCTCCTGTTTAGTTCTTCCTCTGCAATTTACAAAACCCACTAAAACTCATGTTAAAGAATTTAATAAAGGTattgtaatttttctttaaattgccCTTCCAAACTTTTCGTGCTTCATTTTCAATCATTAAAACCCATATAAACATCTAATCTTTACATAataattttttgtatttcatGAGAACGACTGAAATTATAAAATTCCCAACTCAATTTCGTCATATATAGAAAGATTTGAGATTTTATTCGCACTGAAGTTGTTTAATTTATGAAAACGAAAATCTGACTTTGATTTGCTTTGTTTGGTTGTGTTACGAGACCTGAAAATGGAGAAAGAAAATGCGGAACAGAGGAGTTACAATTTTAGTTTAATCTCTTCCATTCTTGGTCTTGAGTTTGTTATAAAAACTGAATTTGCGTGAAGGTTAAGAAGCGACGATAATGGCTTTTTCCGGTGGTGTCAGCGGTGGCGGAAGGCAAAAGAAGATGGAGATGTTAGAGGATTCTTTAAATTGGGGGTATAAaagtaattttaaatattttttttaaaaaaataataatgacgAGTGTCATCATCCTATTAGTGGGTGACATTACACATATTTTTCTAAACTGGTCAAGAAAAAAGAGGTGTGTATTAGacacactctgaaaaggttgagtgtgtaagatAATTTTCGTGCTCAGAAAGTGTGTAATAGGGATTTGGTGCATAGTATAgggggtaacttatgtattttgcctttaaaattttatggaattgttttaattatggaaattacaaattaataaaaataaaagatggaatttgtttaatggaaattaaaaaatgaaactgaaatgaaagataataatataatatagaagagagagaagaatataaaaaagtttAGGGAAAAAATGGGAGAATGGTTTGAGTAAGTTGTCCCCAAAATGGGGAAATCTCCATTTTGGAGACCAAAAATGGGATAAAGGTTGGAGATACCCTTATGAACAAACCCTCActtcgaaaaaaagtaaaaaaaattgtaTTTCCAAACGGATATGAGCTTATCCTACTATTCTTTGATCAAAAAAATTAAACCGGATGTCTCTTCTTctacttttttttcttctgtcGAAAGAGAAATAAAGCAACTAAAGAAAACTAGCTAGAAATTATGCGAGAATAAAACCTCAGCAACATCACCCTCAGGCCGCAACACACGAAGAAAAGCAAGAAAGCAGATTCGCATGCCATTCAAAACAATAGAAAGCTGATGTTTaacttttgagaaattttcatgAAGTGCTCATGCAtcccaaaagaattatccaataAATACACATGATAAAAGTATTACACGATATACCTATTTACAAAACACCCAtcatgtatttatgttatgtacATTTGGGATATACAATTTGCATTTTGTATACCTTAGTGGCATACAATATGGTGATTCACCTATTTATCATATTTTGTATACCtctctctgtcacgacccaaaccgaaggggccGTGaagggcacccggtgccttactcaatcgagtaccaacgtaacatatctttcttatcatactatcataggtaaatgggacagaaaacccgtcatgagataacaagaataaaacacaagggaatactcaacatatgacgacccaacatgatatacaaacttatacatgtgacatacaggcatataaggccgacatgaccatttgtaaactcaaaatataggccgacaaggccatacaagtattcatacacctgacatctgtctacaagcctctaagagtacataaaattataaaggtcgggacagggtcccactttaccaatcaatatatatccaaagcatactgaccaaataggcaattcctgagcaagtggagtgcaccaacaccttccgctgagctgatagcctacttggaggactatcacctatcaatcgggacctgcgggcatgaaatgcagagtccccaggcaaaaggaacgtcagtacgaataaagtaccgagtatgtaaggtaggaaaacataaataagaataatattgtaaagagagatagaggagatacaacttgTAATATATGAGTGCCTCTGGGAGCtcctgacatgaaatgcataatacatacacttttaaaaacatactcctttgtgggcatcatcttcatcatatcgtacctgacctcaaagaggactcggtaaaaacgtacccggccatcttaaggctcggtagaatcgtatccggccacgtggagctcggtaaacccaactgatcagtggttgcacaataagtgtcgtacccggccgactatagcgcggctcggtagagtaaaatagatactatatataatgcatgctggactcatggaatcacgttctaaacctttcggagtgacgtaaggtcgttgcaccttcgattaacattatgtacatccataccatcaatatgaacctcagtaggatttaaggatcatacatacttgcttagaataacattataaggaaagaacaatatgggcaaccttagttgctaggtgaagatccgttatgaaatagcatatcgtttatgttcatttcattttagatcatgccaaaagaaagaatgaactgccttaacatacctttgaaatCTTCTATCCAATCTTCAGGCAAGCTCAATGTGATCTTCTTACGTCTATAATGAGTAAATCGACttcgtcgtcatcatataagcATTGTAATTCTCATATTTggaaaccaatattctacaagaaaatgaACAACACCTCCCATATTTGTACTACATCCCATATGTTACCAAAAGtcaccaaacaacccaaacaacaacaatataattcacaataaacTCTCTGATTTgttcaacaaccattttgagcggcaagctcgatttACCATTAACAAAATATGGATTGAATTCAATTACTTTTCCATGAATCTACCTACAACATATATAACATTATACTTATGCTTACCATATCATTTttaacccaaaacatcataagcaTAATCTTCAAATATAGTTCACACAcctagcaccttaacctttattgtcaacatcttatttttcatgttatcttcttcaatgcactgaattagcacatagctaagcttaacaacagcagccacaacataataaaactatttataacaatttccagccACAACAAACCATATATATAGCCTCAATACAGCCCACAAAAAAGATAATGAttccttatgccatgtcaattattatcttgtagattttcactcaaacaactcaACCAACACATGCTTGACCTTAAGAACAACCAAGAACATGATTTACTTACCTTATGAAGTAGATATAACTTGGAATCCCCAGCTGGTAtagctcacaacaaccctcaatcacaccacaacactataggagTTGTATTCTCTTTTTGAATCAACTTTTGTGTTCATGTTGGTGTGTAAATACTTGTATTTCGCCTTGAAACTCTAATATACATGAAGGAGGTACTGATTATTATCTTAATAATAAATAACAACACAAAATCTAAGGTTACTTACCTTTGAATAAACCTCTAAAAtagccacaagatgaagaactacgatctagcaagcaccacgggatttctagcgttggattcatgtttttatcttaggttttTACCCTAGAATCATGGAGGATTCCTTGGAGAGCATTTAGGAGGGTTTAGGAACTGTTGTGGATGAGTAAAATGAGTTAAAACgacatataaatgacttaaatacaaGCTGAAGTTTAAACCGACCTTGTGGGTCCCATGGGAGCTgtttgcgcagtctcgcaaaaacgcgaatatctctctagtcCGATGTCATATCGATGAACGGTTCAATACGTTAGAAATtaaactcatagatattcaatttgatatgtaTATCATCCTTTGATTCTACGTATATTAGGAGAAAAGTGGAGCTACATTTGATCTaaatttcagcacattatgaatgcaacttgtgatgacctttgtcaacttttattccacaactcgcttgacttaaaaacataacacacgaataatatcatacgactaaaataactcataacttaACCTCttcatcatgttaatcaccctagtctcaccccaaaagtatatgttataacattccaaacttgtcgactttcgacgaaacttattttcttcaattcgtttagtgtctaagctttccaacccttttggtacttgatattc is drawn from Nicotiana tabacum cultivar K326 chromosome 22, ASM71507v2, whole genome shotgun sequence and contains these coding sequences:
- the LOC107784807 gene encoding cytochrome b561 and DOMON domain-containing protein At3g25290-like, with translation MSSPPIPFPVFLVIASLLISPSLSQTCSSQKFTNNKVYTRCSDLPALKSFLHWTYNAENSTLDVAFVAPPDKPDGWIAWAINPKDTGMVGAQTLFAFKNSKGEMVVKAYDISSYTSIKESSKLWFDVKVSAAEFSGGLMRLFATLVLPEKGKTTLNHVWQVGPSVSNGFPAKHDFQPGNLNSKGTLDLLSGESKSGASGDSKVKRKNIHGILNAISWGILFPIGIIIARYLRTFESADPAWFYLHVSCQCSAYIIGVAGWATGLKLGSESKGITYNTHRNIGIALFSLATLQVFALLLRPKKDNKYRFYWNIYHHGVGYTMLVLSLINVFKGLDILDPATKWRSAYIGILVVLGAIALLLEVITWIVVLRRKSNKSTKPYDG